In Dermacentor silvarum isolate Dsil-2018 chromosome 2, BIME_Dsil_1.4, whole genome shotgun sequence, the following proteins share a genomic window:
- the LOC119442785 gene encoding ragulator complex protein LAMTOR4 → MMLSWMEKIPDQVGFLVLNADGGVMSSGGELENEERIGEIIRKMVYCADRRDLLPTDNSDAINRMSIYLGKYYYVVTLSSQKIFISKREYLPVEPVVV, encoded by the exons ATGATGCTGTCGTGGATGGAAAAGATCCCAGACCAAGTAGGATTTCTGGTGCTCAATGCTGATGGAGGTGTTATGAGC TCAGGAGGCGAGCTTGAAAACGAAGAGCGTATCGGCGAGATCATCCGCAAAATGGTCTACTGTGCGGACAGGCGTGATctactgcctacagacaacagtgATGCAATCAACCGAATGTCAA TTTACCTTGGAAAGTACTACTACGTTGTGACCCTCTCAAGCCAAAAAATTTTCATATCCAAGAGAGAGTACCTGCCAGTTGAGCCAGTTGTTGTGTAG